In one window of Paraflavitalea soli DNA:
- the rpoB gene encoding DNA-directed RNA polymerase subunit beta, translating to MSSTKLQSRINFGKIKNLSEAPDLLEVQIQSFKEFFQLETTPDKRNIEGLFKVFKENFPITDTRNIFVLEFLDYFIDPPRYTIEECMERGLTYAVPLKAKLRLSCNDEEHVDFQTIVQDVFLGNIPYMTPRGTFVINGAERVVVSQLHRSPGVFFGQSIHPNGTKIYSARVIPFKGAWMEFATDINNVMYAYIDRKKKFPVTTLLRSIGYETDKDILELFGMADEVSGDTKSLQKYLGKRLAARVLRTWVEDFVDEDTGEVVSIERNEVVLERDTVLDEEAIDMIADMDVKSVFVQKEDVGGDFAIIYNTLNKDTSNSELEAVQHIYRQLRGADAPDDETARGIIDKLFFSDKRYDLGEVGRYKINRKLNLNQPLEQKTLTKEDIIEIIKYLVRLTNGKAEIDDIDHLSNRRVRTVGEQLYAQFGVGLARMARTIRERMNVRDNEVFTPVDLINARTLSSVINSFFGTSQLSQFLDQTNPLSEITHKRRISALGPGGLSRERAGFEVRDVHYSHYGRLCTIETPEGPNIGLISTLCVHAKINEMGFIETPYHKVDSGKVDQKKLTFLSAEEEDNAKIAQASAPLDEKGNFVEDKIASRQTGDFPILEKAEVEFMDVAPNQIVGLSASLIPFLEHDDANRALMGSNMQRQAVPLIRPENPIVGTGLEGKAARDARVQILSEGEGVVEYVDGSEIHVRYDRTEGDRLVSFEDDLRIYKLTKFIKTNQETCINHKPAVKKGQRMKKGDFLTEGYAVQAGELALGRNLRVAFMPWKGYNFEDAIVINEKVAREDLFTSIHISEYELEVRDTKLGEEELTPDIPNVSEEATKDLDENGIIRLGAAIKEGDILIGKITPKGESDPTPEEKLLRAIFGDKAGDAKDASLKAPNGVEGVVIGKKLFQRAKKDKNAKIREKAALEKLEKVHEKNVEELKDLLLNKLQTLLKDKPSAGVNNNFGEVQIGKGAKFNPKNLSSIDYQNVNPLGWTGDAAIDDNINILLHNYNIKYNEELGRYKREKFNISIGDELPAGVLKLAKVYLAVKRKLKVGDKMAGRHGNKGIVAKIVRAEDMPFLSDGEPVDIVLNPLGVPSRMNLGQIYETVLGWAGQKLGVKFATPIFDGATVEEIAQHIDKANLPSFGHTYLYDGETGERFHQRATVGVIYMIKLHHMVDDKMHARSIGPYSLITQQPLGGKAQFGGQRFGEMEVWALEAYGASNILQELLTIKSDDIIGRAKTYEAIVKGDNIPRAGIPESFNVLVHELRGLGLDLKFE from the coding sequence ATGTCTTCAACAAAATTGCAAAGCAGGATCAACTTCGGTAAGATTAAAAATTTATCAGAAGCTCCTGACCTACTCGAAGTACAGATTCAATCTTTCAAAGAATTTTTCCAGTTAGAGACCACTCCGGACAAGCGTAACATCGAAGGGTTATTTAAGGTGTTTAAGGAGAATTTTCCTATCACCGATACGCGTAACATCTTCGTGCTGGAGTTCCTGGATTATTTTATTGATCCGCCCCGTTACACCATCGAAGAGTGTATGGAGCGTGGATTGACCTACGCTGTACCGCTGAAAGCGAAACTGCGTTTGAGCTGTAATGACGAGGAGCACGTTGATTTCCAAACAATTGTGCAGGATGTATTCTTAGGAAACATTCCTTACATGACTCCCCGTGGTACTTTCGTGATCAACGGTGCTGAGCGTGTGGTGGTATCGCAGCTGCACCGTTCGCCCGGTGTATTCTTCGGTCAATCCATTCACCCGAACGGTACGAAGATCTACTCTGCCCGGGTAATTCCTTTCAAAGGAGCCTGGATGGAGTTTGCTACGGATATCAATAACGTGATGTATGCCTACATCGACCGCAAGAAGAAATTCCCGGTAACAACCCTGTTGCGTTCTATCGGTTATGAGACTGATAAGGACATCCTGGAACTCTTCGGAATGGCCGACGAGGTAAGCGGTGATACCAAATCCTTACAAAAGTACCTGGGCAAACGCCTGGCTGCCCGCGTTCTGAGAACATGGGTAGAAGACTTTGTAGATGAGGATACCGGTGAAGTAGTATCCATTGAGCGTAATGAGGTGGTGCTGGAGCGTGATACGGTGCTGGATGAAGAAGCCATCGACATGATCGCTGACATGGATGTGAAGAGTGTATTCGTACAAAAAGAAGATGTGGGTGGTGATTTTGCGATCATCTACAACACATTGAACAAAGATACTTCCAACAGTGAGCTGGAAGCGGTGCAACATATCTACCGCCAGTTGCGCGGCGCTGATGCTCCTGATGATGAGACCGCCCGTGGTATCATCGATAAATTGTTCTTCAGTGACAAGCGTTATGATCTGGGAGAAGTTGGTCGTTACAAGATCAACCGCAAACTGAATCTGAACCAGCCACTGGAGCAAAAAACACTGACCAAGGAAGATATCATCGAGATCATCAAATACCTGGTACGCCTTACCAATGGTAAAGCGGAAATTGATGATATTGATCACCTGAGCAATCGTCGTGTACGTACGGTGGGTGAGCAGTTGTATGCTCAGTTCGGTGTTGGTTTGGCCCGTATGGCCCGTACCATCCGTGAGCGTATGAACGTACGTGACAATGAGGTGTTTACTCCGGTTGACCTGATCAATGCCAGAACACTGTCTTCCGTAATCAACTCTTTCTTTGGTACTTCTCAATTGTCCCAGTTCCTGGATCAGACCAACCCGCTGAGTGAGATCACGCACAAACGTCGTATCTCCGCGCTCGGGCCAGGTGGTTTGAGCCGTGAGCGTGCGGGCTTTGAGGTTCGTGACGTACACTATAGCCACTACGGCCGTTTGTGTACGATCGAAACACCGGAAGGTCCAAACATCGGTTTGATCTCTACACTTTGTGTACACGCGAAGATCAATGAAATGGGCTTTATCGAAACACCCTACCACAAAGTGGACAGTGGTAAAGTAGATCAGAAAAAGCTGACATTCCTTAGTGCAGAAGAAGAAGATAATGCCAAGATCGCCCAGGCGAGTGCGCCTTTGGATGAGAAAGGCAACTTCGTAGAAGATAAAATTGCTTCCCGTCAAACAGGTGACTTCCCGATCCTGGAGAAAGCGGAAGTGGAATTCATGGACGTAGCGCCCAACCAGATCGTTGGATTGAGTGCTTCGCTGATTCCGTTCCTGGAGCATGATGATGCCAACCGTGCGTTGATGGGATCAAACATGCAACGTCAGGCTGTACCGCTGATCCGTCCTGAGAACCCGATCGTGGGTACAGGTCTGGAAGGCAAAGCTGCCCGTGATGCAAGGGTTCAGATCCTGTCTGAAGGCGAAGGTGTGGTGGAGTATGTTGACGGTAGTGAAATTCATGTTCGTTATGACCGTACTGAAGGCGACCGTCTGGTAAGCTTTGAGGACGATCTGCGAATCTATAAACTGACCAAGTTCATTAAAACGAACCAGGAAACCTGTATCAACCATAAGCCGGCTGTTAAGAAAGGCCAGCGTATGAAGAAAGGCGACTTCCTTACAGAAGGATACGCTGTACAGGCTGGTGAACTGGCGCTGGGTCGTAACCTGCGTGTGGCATTCATGCCATGGAAGGGTTACAACTTTGAGGATGCCATCGTAATCAATGAAAAGGTTGCCCGCGAGGACTTGTTTACTTCTATCCATATTTCTGAATATGAACTGGAAGTACGCGATACGAAGCTGGGTGAAGAAGAACTGACACCAGATATCCCCAACGTTTCTGAAGAGGCTACGAAAGACCTCGATGAAAATGGTATCATCCGCCTGGGTGCTGCTATCAAGGAAGGTGATATCCTGATCGGTAAGATCACTCCTAAAGGTGAAAGTGATCCTACTCCTGAAGAGAAGCTGTTAAGGGCGATCTTCGGTGATAAGGCAGGTGATGCCAAGGATGCTTCTCTGAAAGCACCGAATGGTGTGGAAGGTGTGGTGATCGGTAAGAAATTGTTCCAACGCGCCAAGAAAGATAAGAACGCGAAGATCCGTGAGAAGGCAGCCCTGGAGAAACTGGAGAAGGTACATGAGAAGAATGTAGAAGAGCTGAAGGATTTGTTGCTGAATAAGCTGCAAACATTGCTGAAGGACAAACCTTCTGCCGGTGTAAACAACAACTTTGGTGAAGTACAGATCGGCAAGGGCGCCAAATTCAATCCGAAGAACCTGTCTTCTATTGATTACCAAAACGTAAATCCGCTGGGTTGGACTGGTGATGCAGCGATCGATGACAACATCAACATCCTGCTGCACAACTACAACATCAAGTACAACGAAGAACTGGGTCGTTATAAGAGAGAGAAGTTCAACATCTCTATCGGTGATGAGCTGCCAGCCGGTGTATTGAAACTGGCTAAAGTATACCTCGCTGTTAAGCGTAAGCTGAAAGTGGGTGATAAGATGGCCGGTCGTCACGGTAATAAAGGTATCGTTGCGAAGATCGTTCGTGCGGAAGACATGCCGTTCCTTTCTGATGGTGAGCCGGTGGATATTGTACTGAACCCGCTTGGTGTACCTTCCCGTATGAACCTTGGACAGATCTATGAGACTGTACTCGGATGGGCTGGTCAGAAACTGGGTGTGAAGTTTGCTACGCCGATCTTTGATGGTGCTACTGTAGAAGAGATCGCTCAGCATATCGATAAAGCAAACCTGCCAAGCTTTGGTCATACTTATTTGTATGACGGTGAAACAGGGGAGCGTTTCCACCAACGTGCTACGGTGGGTGTGATCTACATGATCAAACTGCACCACATGGTGGATGATAAGATGCACGCACGTTCTATCGGACCATACAGCTTGATCACACAACAACCGTTGGGTGGTAAGGCGCAGTTCGGTGGTCAGCGTTTCGGTGAAATGGAAGTGTGGGCATTGGAAGCCTATGGTGCCTCCAACATCCTGCAGGAGCTGCTCACCATTAAATCTGATGACATCATCGGTCGTGCGAAGACTTATGAAGCCATCGTGAAGGGTGATAACATTCCAAGAGCCGGTATACCTGAGTCATTCAACGTATTGGTGCATGAGTTGAGAGGTTTAGGACTTGACCTGAAGTTTGAATAA
- a CDS encoding LacI family DNA-binding transcriptional regulator — protein MKRVSLKDIAKMTGASPSTVSFVLNGKAREMRISDDLAKKIVATAKREGYHPNQVAVRLRTGKSQMLGLVVESISGNFFAALAKVIEEEAEQYGYKVVYCATENDGKKGQELIKMLSQQQVDGYIITPAIGMEEDIEQLLDHKKPVVLLDSYIPDMDVPHVLVDNYAGVAKGMKHLISRGYKKIGFITVDLQLIQIKERLQGYIESLKTAKVPVNKKHILSLGYKVTKADAISQISAFIRNNPDLDALFFATNYLGLLGIESLQQLSMSIPKDVAMLSFDDHDVFRLFPPGITIIEQPVEEIAKTAINLLMSQLGKNKPTKKNKVQLPAKLVIRGTT, from the coding sequence ATGAAACGTGTATCGCTTAAAGATATCGCTAAAATGACGGGAGCTTCTCCGTCGACCGTATCATTTGTCCTCAATGGTAAAGCAAGGGAAATGCGGATCAGTGATGATCTGGCCAAAAAGATAGTGGCAACGGCCAAAAGGGAGGGGTATCATCCCAACCAGGTAGCGGTGAGGCTGAGAACGGGTAAATCTCAGATGTTGGGGCTTGTAGTGGAGAGTATTTCGGGTAACTTTTTTGCAGCGCTGGCCAAAGTGATTGAAGAGGAAGCGGAGCAGTATGGATACAAAGTGGTGTATTGTGCTACGGAGAATGATGGGAAAAAGGGCCAGGAACTGATCAAGATGTTATCACAGCAACAGGTGGATGGTTATATTATTACCCCGGCCATCGGAATGGAAGAGGATATAGAACAGCTGCTCGATCATAAAAAACCAGTGGTTTTGCTGGATAGTTATATCCCGGATATGGATGTACCGCATGTGCTGGTGGATAATTATGCCGGGGTAGCGAAGGGGATGAAGCACCTGATCAGCCGTGGGTATAAGAAGATCGGATTCATCACGGTAGACCTGCAACTGATCCAGATCAAAGAGCGCCTGCAGGGGTATATAGAGAGCTTAAAAACAGCTAAAGTTCCTGTCAATAAAAAGCATATTCTTTCACTGGGGTATAAGGTCACGAAAGCGGATGCCATCAGCCAGATCTCAGCTTTCATTAGAAATAATCCTGATTTGGATGCGCTCTTTTTTGCGACCAACTACCTGGGTTTGCTGGGCATTGAAAGCCTGCAGCAGCTGAGTATGAGCATTCCGAAGGATGTGGCTATGCTGAGCTTTGATGACCATGATGTATTCAGGCTGTTTCCGCCGGGGATCACGATCATTGAGCAGCCAGTGGAGGAGATCGCTAAAACGGCGATTAACCTGCTCATGTCGCAACTAGGTAAAAACAAACCTACCAAAAAGAATAAGGTGCAATTGCCGGCGAAGCTGGTGATCCGGGGTACGACGTGA
- a CDS encoding GH92 family glycosyl hydrolase translates to MRNLLLCSLLSIPAWGVAQTSSENLVPYVKPIIGTQRMGHTYPGATVPFGMVQLSPDTDTIPYEMNGKYNGDVYKYCAGYQYEDKTIVGFSHTHFSGTGHSDLGDFLIMPTVGELKLNPGTANEPRSGFRSAYSHNNEVAEAGYYKVKLDDYNILAELTATNRVGFHQYTFPQSDQSHIVLDLMSGIYNYEDKNVWTFLRVENDTLVTGYRQTNGWGRTRTVYFAMTFSKPFYQYGNKNFSKRQVYQGFWRKFDQTKNFPEMAGKQLRAYFDFKTTAGEKIKIKFALSSVSTEGALLNLRTEAPGWDFDQVKQQAQQAWNKELSKITIQSKNKDDKENFYTSMYHAFLTPITYMDVDGSYRGLDQNIHKTKDFTNYTIFSLWDTYRALHPFFNLVQPSRNADMIKSMLAHYDQSAQHMLPVWSHYANENWCMIGYHSVSLIADAVIKGNAPFDANKALDACVTTARHGTYDGLSYYMNMGYVPEDKNGSSVSKTLEYAYDDWSIAQMAKKLGRMDIYDEFSKRAQNFKNVYDASIGYMRPRLSDGSFRAAFDVLSTHNQGFIEGNAWNYSLYVPHEPEQLIGMMGGKKRFVAHLDSLFTMHLPDKYFAETEDITRDGIIGNYVHGNEPSHHVPYLYNWTDQPWKTQERVRMILKKQFKPTPDGLGGNDDCGQMSAWYIFTALGFYPVAPGSDQYAIGSPAVDGATLQLENGKTFVIEAQNQSEKNVYVQKMVLNGQPLNRLYLTHGDITSGGKLVFVMGEKPKKK, encoded by the coding sequence ATGAGAAATCTATTGTTGTGTAGTTTGTTAAGCATACCTGCCTGGGGTGTAGCGCAAACATCCTCTGAAAACCTGGTGCCTTATGTGAAACCCATCATCGGCACGCAGCGGATGGGACATACCTATCCCGGTGCTACGGTACCCTTTGGTATGGTGCAGCTGAGCCCTGATACGGATACGATCCCCTATGAAATGAATGGGAAATACAACGGGGATGTTTATAAATACTGCGCCGGGTACCAATACGAGGATAAGACGATCGTAGGATTTAGCCATACACACTTTAGTGGTACAGGGCATTCTGACCTGGGTGATTTCCTGATCATGCCAACGGTAGGTGAACTGAAGCTGAACCCTGGTACAGCCAATGAACCACGCAGCGGATTCCGTTCTGCGTATTCGCATAACAATGAAGTGGCGGAAGCAGGTTATTATAAGGTGAAGCTGGATGATTACAATATTCTGGCTGAGCTTACGGCTACCAACCGGGTAGGCTTTCACCAGTATACTTTTCCCCAATCGGATCAGTCGCATATTGTATTGGACCTGATGTCGGGCATCTACAATTATGAGGATAAGAATGTATGGACTTTTTTAAGGGTGGAAAATGATACGCTGGTCACGGGTTATCGGCAGACTAATGGATGGGGAAGGACGAGGACGGTATATTTCGCCATGACCTTTTCAAAACCTTTCTACCAATACGGCAATAAGAATTTCTCCAAACGCCAGGTATACCAGGGATTCTGGCGCAAGTTTGACCAAACTAAGAACTTCCCTGAAATGGCCGGCAAACAATTGCGGGCTTATTTTGATTTCAAAACTACGGCAGGGGAGAAGATCAAAATAAAGTTTGCCTTGTCATCTGTGAGTACGGAAGGCGCCTTGTTGAATCTCCGTACAGAGGCACCGGGCTGGGACTTTGACCAGGTAAAACAGCAAGCACAGCAGGCATGGAATAAAGAACTGAGTAAGATCACGATCCAGTCGAAAAATAAGGATGACAAGGAGAATTTTTATACTTCTATGTATCATGCTTTCCTGACGCCCATTACTTATATGGATGTGGATGGTTCTTACCGGGGATTGGATCAGAACATTCATAAGACAAAGGATTTTACGAACTATACCATTTTCTCTTTGTGGGATACATACCGGGCGTTGCACCCGTTCTTTAATCTTGTGCAGCCCTCCCGGAATGCAGACATGATCAAATCGATGCTGGCGCATTATGACCAAAGCGCCCAGCATATGTTGCCGGTGTGGAGTCATTATGCGAATGAGAACTGGTGCATGATCGGCTATCACAGTGTATCACTGATTGCCGATGCCGTTATAAAAGGCAATGCGCCTTTTGATGCGAATAAGGCATTGGATGCCTGTGTAACTACAGCACGGCATGGTACCTATGATGGGCTGAGCTATTATATGAATATGGGTTATGTACCGGAAGATAAAAACGGTTCTTCCGTGTCTAAAACACTGGAGTATGCTTATGATGACTGGAGTATAGCGCAGATGGCTAAAAAGCTGGGCAGAATGGATATCTACGATGAGTTCAGCAAACGGGCGCAAAATTTTAAAAATGTGTATGATGCTTCTATTGGTTATATGCGTCCGCGGTTGAGTGATGGCAGTTTCCGCGCGGCATTTGATGTGTTGAGCACGCATAACCAGGGATTCATTGAAGGCAATGCCTGGAATTACAGTTTGTATGTACCGCACGAGCCGGAACAACTGATCGGGATGATGGGCGGCAAGAAACGTTTTGTGGCGCACCTGGATTCTTTGTTCACGATGCACCTGCCGGATAAATATTTTGCAGAAACGGAAGATATTACCCGTGATGGCATTATCGGTAACTACGTGCATGGCAATGAGCCTTCGCACCATGTACCTTATTTATACAACTGGACGGACCAGCCCTGGAAAACGCAGGAACGTGTGCGGATGATCCTAAAAAAGCAGTTTAAGCCTACTCCTGATGGCCTGGGCGGCAATGATGATTGCGGTCAAATGAGTGCCTGGTACATTTTTACGGCGTTGGGCTTTTATCCTGTGGCTCCGGGATCTGACCAGTATGCTATTGGCAGTCCGGCGGTGGATGGCGCTACGCTGCAGCTGGAGAACGGCAAAACCTTTGTTATTGAGGCGCAAAACCAAAGTGAAAAGAATGTTTATGTACAGAAGATGGTGCTCAACGGCCAGCCACTGAACCGGCTGTACCTTACGCATGGTGACATAACCAGTGGCGGGAAGCTGGTCTTTGTGATGGGGGAGAAACCTAAGAAGAAGTAA
- a CDS encoding basic secretory protein-like protein: MKAPLFLALCFATVSSFAQGDWNRIGTEGIVSKDSIKKKGYTILFINKDSGFSTVTRQRMIDTYFKVYPKEAKRFNKKTMKMVTFIIDPGYKGVAAAGGGIIRVNPKWMTDHPEDLDVVTHESMHIVQSYPGGAGPGWLTEGIADYVRYVFGVNNEAGKWSLPKFDTTHHYTKAYRITARFLVWTEKNYNKKLVNKLDNAMRTKTYKPEIWKELTGKTLDELWGEYAKNPVI, from the coding sequence ATGAAAGCACCCCTATTTCTGGCATTATGTTTTGCCACTGTGTCTTCCTTTGCGCAGGGCGATTGGAACCGCATTGGCACGGAAGGCATCGTTTCCAAAGACTCTATCAAAAAGAAAGGTTATACGATCCTTTTTATCAATAAGGATTCAGGCTTTAGTACGGTTACCCGGCAACGGATGATCGATACCTACTTTAAAGTTTATCCCAAAGAGGCGAAGCGCTTTAACAAGAAGACGATGAAGATGGTGACCTTTATTATTGATCCCGGGTATAAGGGCGTAGCTGCTGCCGGTGGTGGTATAATTCGTGTGAATCCCAAGTGGATGACGGACCATCCGGAGGACCTGGATGTAGTGACGCATGAATCCATGCACATTGTACAGTCCTATCCCGGTGGTGCTGGTCCCGGATGGCTTACAGAGGGGATTGCAGATTATGTGCGCTATGTATTTGGAGTGAACAATGAGGCGGGCAAATGGTCTTTGCCCAAATTTGATACGACGCATCATTATACCAAGGCTTACCGGATCACTGCACGATTCCTGGTGTGGACAGAGAAGAATTACAATAAGAAGCTGGTGAATAAGCTGGACAATGCCATGCGTACTAAAACCTATAAGCCGGAAATATGGAAAGAGTTGACGGGTAAAACGCTGGACGAGCTGTGGGGAGAATACGCGAAGAATCCTGTTATTTAA
- a CDS encoding GH92 family glycosyl hydrolase: MKKITQLVIALACINTLNAQLVTTVSDPVEWINPLMGTDSKGSLSNGNTYPAIAVPWGMNFWMPQTGNMGNGWAYTYSSDKIRGFKQTHQPSPWMNDYGQFAIMPVTGGAKFKQDDRASWFSHKAETAKPYYYSVYLADWDITTEIAPTERAAQFRFTFPQNDSSFVVVDALDRGSYVKVIPGENKIIGYTTRNSGGVPANFKNYFVIYIDKPFTVSYGWKDSALTKGVTESAGKHAGAVIGFKTTRGEQVNLRVASSFISYEQADISLKREIGNDAFEVTKQKAKAAWNKQLNRILVEGGTVDQTRTFYSCLYRMLQFPQKHYELDAAGKIVHYSPYNGEVVPGYMFAGTGFWDTFRALYPFLNFMYPSINKEMQEGLLNDYKEGGFLPEWSSPGFRSVMVGNNSASVVADAYIKGMRGYDINKLYEALIHGANNEGPMTAVGRAGVKYYNELGYVPYDVKINENAARTLEYAYDDFTIWQLGKALGRPKEETDLYMKRSQNYRNLFDPETKLMRGKNQDGKFQSPFNPFKWGDAFTEGNSWHYSWSVFHDIEGLKRLMGGNKAFVGMLDSVFNMPPVFDESYYGGVIHEIREMQIMNMGQYAHGNQPIQHMIYLYNYGGEPWKTQYWVRRVMEQLYKATPDGYCGDEDNGQTSAWYVFSAMGFYPVCPGTTQYVLGTPLFKKMTLTLDNGKKLTINAPANSDANKYVQQVKRNGVVYSKNWVDHFDLFKGGTLDFNMGSTPSKTRGTTPDAFPYSFSTEANK; this comes from the coding sequence ATGAAAAAGATTACTCAATTGGTTATCGCGCTGGCCTGCATCAACACGCTGAATGCGCAGCTGGTAACAACTGTTTCCGATCCCGTAGAATGGATCAACCCATTGATGGGTACTGATTCAAAAGGTAGCCTCTCCAATGGTAATACGTATCCGGCTATTGCCGTTCCCTGGGGCATGAACTTCTGGATGCCGCAAACTGGCAATATGGGTAACGGCTGGGCATACACTTACAGCTCAGACAAGATCCGGGGTTTTAAGCAAACGCACCAACCTTCTCCCTGGATGAACGATTATGGTCAGTTTGCCATCATGCCGGTTACAGGAGGCGCTAAATTCAAACAGGATGACCGGGCGAGCTGGTTCTCTCACAAGGCAGAGACGGCCAAACCTTATTATTACAGTGTATACCTGGCCGATTGGGATATCACTACAGAGATCGCTCCTACAGAACGCGCTGCTCAATTCCGCTTTACGTTTCCACAAAATGATAGTTCTTTCGTAGTGGTTGATGCGCTCGACAGGGGCTCTTATGTGAAAGTGATCCCTGGGGAAAACAAGATTATAGGATATACCACGCGCAACAGCGGCGGTGTTCCTGCCAATTTCAAGAATTATTTTGTTATTTATATCGACAAGCCTTTCACTGTTTCCTATGGCTGGAAAGACAGTGCGCTGACCAAAGGCGTAACAGAGTCTGCAGGGAAGCACGCAGGTGCTGTGATCGGTTTTAAAACAACAAGAGGGGAGCAGGTAAATCTTCGGGTAGCTTCTTCTTTCATTAGCTACGAACAAGCTGATATTTCGCTGAAACGTGAAATAGGCAATGATGCTTTTGAAGTGACGAAACAAAAAGCGAAGGCCGCCTGGAATAAGCAACTGAACCGCATACTGGTAGAAGGCGGCACGGTAGACCAGACCAGGACATTCTACTCCTGCCTATATCGTATGCTGCAATTCCCGCAAAAGCATTATGAGCTGGATGCAGCTGGCAAGATCGTTCACTACAGTCCCTACAACGGAGAGGTGGTACCAGGATATATGTTTGCCGGCACAGGCTTCTGGGATACTTTCCGTGCCTTGTATCCATTTCTCAACTTTATGTATCCTTCCATCAATAAGGAAATGCAGGAAGGATTACTTAATGATTATAAAGAAGGCGGGTTTTTGCCTGAATGGAGTAGCCCGGGTTTCAGGAGTGTGATGGTGGGTAACAACTCTGCCTCTGTGGTAGCGGATGCCTATATCAAAGGAATGCGTGGTTACGACATTAATAAATTGTATGAAGCCTTGATCCATGGGGCCAATAATGAAGGGCCTATGACGGCTGTGGGACGTGCAGGGGTGAAGTATTACAATGAACTGGGTTATGTGCCTTATGATGTGAAGATCAATGAAAATGCAGCCCGCACATTGGAGTATGCTTATGATGACTTTACGATCTGGCAGTTGGGAAAAGCTTTGGGCCGCCCTAAGGAAGAAACGGATCTGTATATGAAACGCAGTCAGAACTACCGTAACCTGTTTGATCCCGAAACAAAGCTGATGCGTGGAAAGAACCAGGACGGGAAATTCCAATCTCCTTTCAATCCATTCAAGTGGGGTGATGCGTTTACAGAGGGTAATAGCTGGCATTATAGCTGGAGTGTGTTTCATGATATTGAAGGATTGAAGAGGCTGATGGGCGGTAATAAAGCCTTTGTTGGTATGCTGGATTCTGTGTTCAATATGCCCCCTGTATTTGATGAAAGCTATTATGGCGGTGTGATCCATGAAATAAGAGAGATGCAGATCATGAACATGGGACAGTATGCACATGGCAACCAGCCCATCCAACATATGATCTACCTGTATAACTATGGCGGTGAGCCCTGGAAAACCCAGTATTGGGTGCGCCGGGTAATGGAGCAACTGTACAAGGCCACCCCTGATGGTTATTGTGGAGATGAGGACAATGGACAAACTTCTGCCTGGTATGTGTTCTCTGCCATGGGTTTTTATCCGGTATGTCCGGGTACTACACAGTATGTATTGGGAACTCCCTTGTTCAAAAAGATGACGCTTACCCTGGACAACGGAAAGAAACTGACGATCAATGCGCCCGCCAACAGTGATGCGAATAAGTACGTACAACAGGTAAAGAGAAATGGTGTGGTATATTCGAAAAACTGGGTGGATCACTTCGACCTGTTCAAAGGTGGCACACTGGATTTCAATATGGGCAGCACACCTAGTAAGACGCGGGGCACTACACCCGATGCGTTCCCTTATTCCTTTTCAACAGAGGCAAATAAATAA